One genomic window of Oscillospiraceae bacterium includes the following:
- a CDS encoding DEAD/DEAH box helicase, with product MSFSQLQLCPQILKSLEEQGYETPSQIQEKAIPEVLSGRDILGCAQTGSGKTAAFALPILQLLWSKYGSDNDHSKIRTLILTPTRELAIQIYDNFKAYGRHLPLRCGVVVGGVSQKTQEQMLTKGIDILIATPGRLCDLMDQGVISLKSVEFFVLDEADRMLDMGFIYSVKRIARALRSDRQTLLFSATMPTEVVRLVDTLLKDYVRIDISPDTPAVETIEQRLYYVDTAHKKDLLLDILADENIRQALVFTRTKHGADMLTKQLVKAGVSALAIHGNKSQNARQNALRSFKDGSVRMLIATEIAARGIDIKELPYVFNYNIPEEAEMYIHRIGRTGRAGQGGVAISFCNYEELPLIQQAEKLLTKSIPVAENPKYPLTDTTVHNKTGRSGGQNRRGASLDTANIGRVNIKSVSENRSAAKPAEVIAKNNALAKSTAPNAHRYNRSRVRSYGKRR from the coding sequence ATGTCATTTAGCCAATTGCAGCTCTGCCCTCAGATTTTGAAATCGCTGGAGGAACAGGGCTACGAAACCCCGTCGCAAATTCAGGAAAAAGCCATTCCGGAGGTGCTTTCCGGCCGCGATATTTTGGGCTGTGCCCAAACCGGAAGCGGAAAAACCGCCGCTTTCGCCCTGCCGATCCTCCAACTTTTATGGAGTAAATACGGCAGCGATAACGATCATTCCAAAATCCGCACGCTGATTCTCACCCCTACCCGAGAGCTTGCCATTCAAATTTACGACAACTTCAAGGCCTACGGACGCCACCTGCCGCTGCGCTGCGGTGTGGTCGTCGGCGGCGTCAGTCAGAAAACACAGGAACAAATGCTCACAAAAGGCATTGATATTTTAATCGCAACACCGGGACGGCTGTGCGACCTGATGGATCAGGGCGTTATCAGTTTAAAATCCGTCGAATTCTTCGTACTGGATGAGGCCGACCGGATGCTCGATATGGGCTTCATTTACAGCGTCAAACGGATCGCCCGCGCGTTGAGATCCGACCGCCAGACCTTGTTGTTTTCCGCCACGATGCCCACCGAGGTCGTCCGTTTGGTGGACACCCTGCTCAAGGATTATGTCCGCATCGATATCTCGCCCGACACCCCGGCTGTTGAGACCATCGAGCAGCGGCTCTATTACGTCGATACCGCACACAAAAAAGACCTTTTACTCGACATCCTTGCCGATGAAAACATCCGGCAGGCTCTGGTGTTCACTCGCACCAAGCACGGCGCAGATATGCTCACTAAACAGCTTGTAAAAGCCGGCGTATCGGCGTTGGCCATTCACGGCAACAAGTCTCAGAACGCACGCCAAAACGCGCTGAGAAGTTTTAAAGACGGCTCGGTGAGAATGCTGATTGCGACGGAGATTGCCGCGCGCGGCATTGATATTAAAGAACTGCCCTATGTGTTTAACTACAATATCCCGGAAGAAGCCGAGATGTATATCCACCGTATCGGGCGTACCGGCAGAGCCGGACAAGGGGGCGTTGCGATCTCGTTTTGCAATTACGAGGAGCTTCCGTTGATCCAACAGGCCGAAAAACTGCTCACCAAGAGCATTCCGGTCGCCGAAAACCCCAAATATCCGCTGACCGACACAACGGTTCACAACAAGACAGGCCGTTCGGGAGGTCAAAACCGCCGCGGTGCTTCTCTTGATACAGCCAATATCGGACGTGTCAATATTAAAAGCGTTTCCGAGAACCGTTCTGCCGCAAAACCGGCCGAGGTGATTGCCAAAAACAATGCCCTTGCCAAGTCCACCGCACCGAACGCGCATCGTTATAACCGTTCCAGAGTCCGGTCATACGGAAAAAGAAGATAA
- a CDS encoding AraC family transcriptional regulator, protein MDYFLVIWSVTVFIENRIESGFDYAELEKCTGFSLSHLRAIFAGLTGTSLSRYILERRVSHAAFDLIHSEKSILDIAVQYGFQNPDTFTRAFKRITNRTPQEFRKQRPPVGNIKLCAGVFGVSERILSMEIKPKNTQDSTVLYGVPKVGYGVYGCTPFPICLKGAANYLGEDVDYDYAMTASGAAFRLTWDETCWNGGNVDVLLAFDDPIMAFKKGIEVLGREFTMLCKGEFFRNDEKNSEVKSNATKEEFINFIREQIDKGSPCIGLGFIGPPEACLITGYRDNGKTLLGWNFFQDSPEFATQVKFDESGYFITDRWWENAGTYAVMSLGEKVKAPMPLKELVHNAVTVLSGRKYGDYAKGILAYETWKKAITDESQFPKDLIMPLLVERLMCQGDGMDCLADGRDNAAKFFAKQAEKNPGQPLFAEIAMQFGIVRDGAFEMYKTLGGWCRDEKQLKALAQPETRRKLAKLIDRCKAADTEALALLKKLEQVL, encoded by the coding sequence ATGGATTACTTTCTGGTCATATGGTCGGTTACTGTATTTATTGAAAACCGGATTGAGTCGGGTTTCGACTATGCAGAGTTGGAAAAGTGCACAGGCTTCTCACTCTCACATCTTCGGGCGATCTTTGCCGGGCTGACGGGTACTTCACTGTCGCGCTATATCTTGGAACGCAGGGTATCGCATGCGGCCTTCGACTTGATCCACAGTGAGAAAAGCATTCTGGACATCGCCGTTCAATACGGGTTTCAAAATCCTGACACCTTCACACGCGCTTTCAAGCGCATCACGAACAGAACGCCGCAAGAGTTCCGAAAGCAGAGGCCACCGGTCGGAAACATCAAACTCTGCGCGGGGGTCTTCGGCGTCTCGGAAAGGATTTTAAGCATGGAGATTAAACCGAAAAATACGCAGGACAGCACAGTTTTATACGGCGTTCCGAAGGTCGGCTACGGCGTCTACGGCTGCACGCCGTTCCCGATCTGCCTCAAAGGAGCGGCAAACTATCTCGGCGAGGACGTCGATTACGATTATGCGATGACGGCGAGCGGTGCGGCGTTCCGATTAACCTGGGACGAGACCTGCTGGAACGGCGGGAATGTCGATGTCCTGCTTGCGTTTGACGATCCGATCATGGCTTTTAAAAAGGGAATCGAAGTCCTTGGTCGGGAATTCACAATGTTGTGCAAAGGCGAATTCTTCAGGAACGATGAGAAAAATTCCGAAGTTAAATCGAACGCAACGAAAGAGGAGTTTATCAACTTTATCAGAGAGCAGATCGACAAGGGTTCGCCTTGTATCGGGCTCGGGTTCATCGGCCCGCCGGAGGCCTGCCTGATCACCGGTTACCGCGATAACGGCAAAACGCTGCTTGGGTGGAACTTTTTTCAAGACAGCCCCGAATTCGCAACGCAGGTGAAGTTCGACGAGTCAGGCTATTTTATCACCGACCGCTGGTGGGAAAACGCAGGCACTTATGCCGTGATGTCACTCGGTGAAAAAGTCAAAGCCCCGATGCCGCTCAAGGAACTGGTTCATAACGCCGTCACCGTGCTTTCGGGCAGAAAATACGGCGATTACGCAAAGGGTATTCTGGCATACGAGACCTGGAAAAAGGCGATCACGGATGAGAGCCAGTTCCCGAAAGATTTGATCATGCCGCTGCTCGTCGAGCGGCTGATGTGTCAGGGTGACGGGATGGACTGCCTTGCAGACGGCAGGGATAATGCGGCGAAGTTTTTTGCAAAGCAAGCCGAAAAAAATCCCGGGCAGCCGCTGTTTGCGGAGATTGCCATGCAATTCGGAATTGTGAGAGACGGTGCGTTTGAGATGTATAAGACGCTCGGCGGTTGGTGCCGGGACGAAAAGCAGCTCAAGGCGTTGGCACAACCCGAAACCCGCCGCAAGCTCGCAAAATTGATCGATCGCTGCAAAGCCGCCGACACCGAGGCGCTTGCATTGCTCAAAAAACTTGAGCAGGTACTTTGA
- a CDS encoding MBL fold metallo-hydrolase, protein MQIQYLGTGAAEGLPALFCHCENCRRARLLGGHNIRSRSQTLIDDKILIDWPADSFMHMRNCNIDYAHISTLLITHTHGDHFYPADFAMRRPGFAHIDDCKPLDIYGSEDILPDMEKYIVKLPESNPNLIRVHIVAPRITFEADGYRITPLEAVHGTDHPYVYVIEHGQKTLFYAHDTDIFEDAVWNFIKNRGWRFDFVSMDCTEGLKPIEYRGHMNFERNLRFRKTLKERGAADGNTVFCLNHFSHNAEAALYDDMAPIAEKEGFIVAYDGMKYDF, encoded by the coding sequence ATGCAGATTCAATATCTCGGAACCGGGGCTGCGGAGGGCTTGCCCGCGCTGTTTTGCCATTGTGAAAACTGCCGCCGCGCACGGCTTCTCGGCGGACACAACATCCGCTCCCGCTCGCAAACGCTCATCGACGATAAAATCCTCATCGACTGGCCGGCGGATTCGTTTATGCATATGCGCAACTGCAATATCGACTACGCACACATTTCCACCTTGCTCATCACACACACCCACGGCGATCATTTCTACCCCGCCGACTTCGCGATGCGCCGACCCGGTTTTGCCCATATCGACGACTGCAAACCCCTGGACATCTACGGTTCGGAGGACATTTTGCCGGATATGGAAAAATATATCGTCAAGCTGCCCGAAAGCAACCCGAACCTCATTCGTGTGCATATTGTCGCACCCCGCATCACCTTTGAAGCGGACGGTTACCGGATCACACCGCTCGAAGCCGTCCACGGTACCGACCACCCCTATGTCTATGTGATCGAACACGGGCAAAAGACCCTGTTCTATGCCCACGACACCGATATTTTTGAAGACGCGGTTTGGAATTTTATTAAAAACAGGGGCTGGCGCTTTGATTTTGTGTCGATGGATTGCACCGAGGGGTTAAAGCCGATCGAATACCGCGGCCATATGAATTTTGAGCGAAATCTGCGGTTTCGCAAAACATTGAAAGAACGCGGTGCGGCAGACGGCAACACCGTATTCTGCCTCAACCATTTTTCGCACAACGCCGAAGCGGCGCTTTATGATGATATGGCTCCGATCGCCGAAAAAGAGGGTTTCATCGTTGCATACGACGGTATGAAATACGATTTTTAA
- a CDS encoding GH25 family lysozyme: MKRKRVLIFTAAAVISIGLLFCILIYNGVIILNGATAQKYSVRGVDVSSYQGEIDWETLAGQDIQFAFIKATEGSSYADAYFADNYKQAAAYGLRVGAYHFFSYDSSGGTQADNFIKTVPIIENMLPPVVDVEFYGDKEKNPPDAETVETELTALLQKLEAYYGLKPILYATEKSYQLYIADRFDGYDIWIRNVITTPTLSDNRDWTFWQYTNRERLDGYRGDEKYIDMNVFYGSAEEFESYTR; the protein is encoded by the coding sequence ATGAAACGAAAAAGAGTTTTAATTTTCACCGCCGCCGCTGTCATTTCAATCGGTTTACTTTTCTGTATATTGATTTATAACGGCGTTATTATTTTAAACGGAGCAACTGCACAAAAATATTCGGTGCGCGGAGTGGATGTATCCTCATATCAAGGCGAAATCGACTGGGAAACGCTTGCAGGTCAGGATATTCAGTTTGCGTTTATCAAAGCCACCGAGGGCAGCAGCTATGCCGATGCATATTTTGCTGATAATTACAAACAAGCGGCGGCATACGGGCTGCGTGTAGGCGCTTATCACTTTTTCAGCTATGACAGCTCAGGCGGCACACAGGCCGACAACTTTATCAAAACCGTTCCGATCATCGAAAATATGCTGCCGCCCGTAGTCGACGTGGAGTTTTACGGGGACAAAGAGAAAAATCCCCCCGATGCCGAGACCGTTGAAACAGAGTTAACCGCCCTTTTGCAGAAACTTGAAGCATATTACGGATTGAAACCGATTCTATATGCCACCGAAAAATCTTATCAGCTGTATATCGCGGATCGCTTCGACGGCTATGACATTTGGATCCGCAATGTCATTACAACCCCAACCCTCTCGGACAACCGGGATTGGACCTTTTGGCAGTATACCAATCGGGAACGGCTGGACGGCTATCGGGGTGATGAAAAATACATCGATATGAATGTGTTTTACGGGTCAGCAGAAGAATTTGAATCTTATACACGATAA
- a CDS encoding DUF3604 domain-containing protein, protein MEASPLERMINADWTAYRTDLQFEIRFFGTDGTVYEGDGFQVPACTRGNWAFYLTNNGMDIQAPLTLELYALNIAFAVKTQMVDVWQQDYLSLAQGDAEKWELDPTFSGFFKAVRLTLKTGCFESGEQLIVALGSPENPCETYWTATDAFIVLEAVTENERQFVGKKPFEFSITARSRPTIARLLFPTCVNLDSPFRVTCGVFDLCGNLCEEFTGRLKITLTDAVKGLPEELVFLPEDKGNKVIENVRITTPGVYRIAASLPNGRSFESNPCVVGEHDFNIYWGDLHAHGYGDSTMHLMHMNTKKVNPLSRHLQARDIGRFDFSAVGPMSFPATDREYIWDLYKNAVTETEKEGCYIPFLSYEAHPADEDRTVIYQNADEPVPPDMRTDMKQLMKTLYPRRDVLMECHIGGATPKWEHFRPDREDLVEISSAFGNAEWLLHHALSFGYRPAVCGCSDLHLGLMGGPRAVEMSRGRFGKSLNRRDCAYGTGPITAVYAQKLTRNGLFDAMKNKTTYATDGNRIYLSVLLDGKLPGSELTEKSSYQLQCRCHGTEVIEKIDVISGERVIFSWSPDTLDFVGECTIENLPADFVYVRVKQTNKSYAWTTPFYINETCPHWNDGDDFDESKKAEAAKYLKSLQDYLRLEEDAVLFENIEPVGILHETLTSCAVFRCRYKGRYEMMLKWYHEFDRPKLRLDWGSSYCGTRDDEAVYQ, encoded by the coding sequence ATGGAAGCCAGCCCTTTGGAACGTATGATCAATGCCGATTGGACGGCGTACAGAACGGATTTACAATTTGAGATTCGGTTTTTCGGCACTGACGGCACGGTATATGAAGGCGACGGATTTCAGGTTCCCGCCTGCACAAGAGGGAATTGGGCGTTTTATCTCACCAACAACGGCATGGATATCCAAGCGCCTTTGACGCTGGAACTGTACGCTTTGAATATTGCGTTTGCCGTAAAAACACAGATGGTTGATGTCTGGCAACAGGACTATCTCTCTTTGGCTCAGGGAGATGCGGAAAAATGGGAACTCGACCCGACGTTTTCGGGTTTCTTCAAGGCAGTGCGCCTGACGCTGAAAACGGGTTGTTTTGAATCCGGAGAACAATTGATCGTAGCGCTGGGTTCGCCCGAAAATCCCTGTGAGACCTATTGGACTGCCACCGATGCGTTTATCGTTCTTGAAGCCGTCACGGAAAACGAGCGGCAGTTTGTCGGCAAAAAGCCGTTTGAATTTTCGATTACAGCCCGCAGCCGGCCGACCATAGCGCGGCTGCTGTTTCCCACCTGCGTAAATCTTGATTCGCCGTTTCGTGTGACCTGCGGGGTTTTTGATCTGTGCGGCAACCTCTGTGAAGAATTCACCGGCAGGTTGAAAATAACGCTTACTGACGCGGTAAAAGGGCTGCCGGAAGAACTTGTGTTTTTACCGGAGGACAAGGGCAATAAAGTCATCGAAAATGTGCGTATTACAACGCCCGGCGTATACCGCATCGCCGCGTCGTTGCCGAACGGCAGGTCGTTTGAATCCAATCCCTGCGTGGTGGGAGAACACGATTTTAATATTTATTGGGGCGATCTGCACGCCCACGGTTACGGGGATTCCACGATGCATCTGATGCATATGAACACGAAAAAAGTAAATCCGCTTTCGCGGCATCTTCAAGCCAGAGACATCGGTCGGTTCGACTTTTCCGCCGTGGGTCCGATGTCTTTTCCCGCAACCGATCGGGAATACATATGGGATTTATATAAAAACGCCGTGACCGAGACGGAAAAAGAGGGCTGCTACATCCCGTTTTTGAGCTATGAAGCCCATCCCGCCGACGAGGACAGAACCGTGATCTATCAAAACGCCGACGAACCCGTTCCGCCCGATATGCGCACGGACATGAAGCAGCTGATGAAAACGCTGTATCCCCGTCGGGATGTTTTGATGGAATGTCATATCGGCGGCGCCACACCGAAATGGGAGCATTTCCGCCCCGATCGGGAAGATCTCGTGGAGATCAGCAGCGCATTCGGCAACGCGGAATGGCTTTTGCACCACGCCCTGTCTTTCGGATACCGTCCGGCGGTTTGTGGGTGTTCCGACCTGCATTTGGGACTGATGGGCGGACCGCGGGCAGTGGAGATGTCGCGTGGGCGGTTCGGAAAATCTTTAAACCGGCGGGACTGCGCCTACGGAACCGGTCCGATCACCGCCGTATACGCGCAAAAATTGACGCGGAACGGTCTGTTCGACGCCATGAAAAATAAAACCACTTATGCCACCGACGGCAATCGGATTTATCTGTCGGTGCTGTTGGACGGAAAGCTCCCAGGCAGTGAACTGACCGAAAAATCCTCTTATCAATTGCAATGCAGATGCCACGGAACGGAGGTCATCGAAAAAATTGACGTGATTTCGGGCGAACGCGTAATTTTCAGCTGGAGCCCCGACACGCTTGATTTTGTCGGGGAATGTACGATTGAGAATTTGCCCGCCGATTTCGTCTATGTTCGGGTGAAGCAAACGAACAAAAGCTATGCTTGGACGACGCCTTTTTATATCAACGAGACCTGTCCGCATTGGAACGACGGGGACGATTTTGACGAGTCGAAAAAAGCCGAAGCCGCAAAGTATCTGAAGTCGCTTCAAGATTACTTACGTCTAGAGGAAGATGCGGTGCTGTTTGAAAATATCGAGCCGGTGGGAATTTTGCATGAGACGCTGACCTCCTGCGCGGTGTTCCGCTGCCGGTATAAAGGCCGGTATGAGATGATGCTTAAATGGTATCACGAATTTGACCGGCCCAAGCTTCGTCTGGATTGGGGCAGTTCCTACTGCGGAACGCGCGACGACGAGGCGGTTTATCAGTGA
- a CDS encoding AAA family ATPase, protein MSVKLYLKSVTDFISKKINYLEKNLKNYSNERKNTIAHVRNNIRDIDGYEMAFWNDRSMFQDEMADGNVKELRQLKRALYSPFFGNMLLRFAGDETDGTYYIGIKGLYDDETLEPLVLDWRAPIAGLFYENEVGPCSYESPNGSIIDLEMSKKNQILVRNGILESVTDISDPVHDTMLLAYLNQNATREMKNIVASLQCDQNRIVRINPKQSVFLFGPAGSGKTSIALHRAAFLLYKNERLQSDQIVFISPKKHLHQYISCVLPSLNEDNIRLHTYEEQRSLILKGAEIGSPDCSVKLGIPEQFAVVSSLGEFAQTLESECFLPTDIVLDECTVPKEEIERLFFTEYKHLPLFSRLRPVKKDIKRNFSGFFHQKSKRDFLASVNSETERMLTPLTLQQAYDRFLLWLYSEKNIKTDMTGVDLDIAALLQHTLFRSITADDAHYLIIDEMQDLTLLQHAVMNCRFNCPFLIVGDINQSLNYSDDEVGYIQRVYRQKAENITLYRCYRSTYEIVEFSKTIIRNQKIEGFQRHGDPVEVHHNVELGGLLKHEIDSKRWNTIAVITPDSASCEKVAAQLSRNYTVGKNTIETESDVYVYALDKVKGLEFDCVLVCESEHEVYRQERGENNLYIAVTRALHKLILS, encoded by the coding sequence ATGTCGGTGAAATTGTATCTTAAATCGGTTACAGACTTTATCTCGAAAAAAATCAATTACTTGGAGAAGAACCTGAAAAACTATTCCAACGAGCGAAAGAACACCATCGCGCATGTGCGAAATAATATTCGCGATATCGACGGATACGAAATGGCGTTTTGGAACGACCGAAGCATGTTCCAAGACGAGATGGCGGACGGCAACGTCAAGGAACTGCGGCAATTGAAGCGGGCGCTTTATTCTCCTTTTTTCGGGAATATGCTTCTTCGTTTTGCCGGCGACGAGACCGATGGGACCTACTATATCGGAATCAAGGGTCTGTATGACGACGAAACGCTCGAACCGTTGGTGCTCGATTGGCGCGCGCCCATTGCGGGGTTGTTTTATGAAAACGAAGTGGGACCTTGCAGCTACGAGAGCCCAAACGGCAGCATCATCGACCTTGAAATGAGCAAAAAGAATCAAATCCTCGTTCGCAACGGTATTTTAGAGTCGGTCACCGATATCTCCGACCCTGTTCATGACACTATGTTGTTGGCGTATCTCAATCAAAACGCCACCCGCGAGATGAAAAACATCGTCGCTTCTCTACAATGTGACCAAAACCGAATCGTGCGCATCAATCCCAAACAATCTGTCTTTTTGTTTGGGCCTGCTGGCTCGGGCAAAACCTCCATCGCACTGCACCGCGCTGCCTTTTTGCTTTATAAAAACGAACGGCTGCAATCCGATCAAATCGTTTTCATCTCTCCCAAAAAGCATCTGCACCAATATATTTCATGCGTTTTGCCCAGCTTGAACGAGGACAATATCCGCCTGCATACATATGAGGAGCAACGCTCTTTGATCTTAAAAGGAGCTGAAATCGGAAGTCCGGATTGTTCTGTAAAACTCGGTATTCCCGAGCAGTTTGCAGTCGTCTCTTCACTCGGGGAGTTCGCCCAAACGCTTGAATCGGAGTGCTTTTTGCCGACCGACATTGTACTTGACGAATGCACTGTGCCCAAAGAGGAAATCGAACGGTTGTTTTTTACCGAATACAAACATTTGCCGCTTTTTTCACGGCTGCGTCCCGTAAAAAAAGACATCAAACGAAATTTCAGCGGCTTTTTTCATCAAAAATCCAAGCGTGACTTTTTGGCATCGGTCAATTCGGAAACGGAGCGGATGCTCACTCCGCTTACGCTGCAGCAGGCATATGATCGCTTTCTGCTCTGGCTTTACTCCGAAAAGAATATCAAAACCGATATGACGGGTGTTGATCTAGATATCGCCGCATTGCTGCAGCACACACTTTTTCGCTCTATCACCGCTGACGATGCGCATTATCTGATTATCGACGAGATGCAGGACCTCACTTTGCTTCAGCACGCCGTTATGAACTGCCGGTTCAACTGCCCGTTTTTGATAGTCGGGGATATCAACCAGTCCCTCAATTATTCGGATGATGAGGTGGGATATATACAGCGTGTGTACCGTCAAAAAGCCGAGAATATCACGCTTTACCGCTGTTATCGCTCGACATATGAGATTGTCGAGTTCAGCAAAACCATTATCCGAAACCAAAAAATCGAGGGTTTTCAACGCCATGGCGATCCGGTTGAAGTCCATCATAATGTCGAGTTGGGCGGGCTGCTCAAGCATGAAATTGATTCAAAACGGTGGAACACCATTGCTGTTATCACACCCGATTCGGCAAGCTGCGAAAAGGTCGCGGCACAGCTTTCCCGAAATTACACCGTCGGCAAAAATACGATTGAAACCGAGAGCGACGTGTATGTATATGCGCTTGACAAGGTGAAAGGTCTCGAATTCGACTGCGTGTTGGTCTGCGAGTCCGAACATGAGGTCTATCGGCAGGAACGGGGTGAAAATAATTTGTATATCGCCGTAACGCGTGCCTTGCACAAGTTGATATTGTCATAA